The following are encoded together in the Pseudidiomarina andamanensis genome:
- a CDS encoding histidine triad nucleotide-binding protein codes for MSTTIFDKIIAKEIPAEIVYEDELSLAFKDINPQAPVHLLIIPKRRIATINDIEENDRELVGHLYIVAARLAQQFGFAKDGYRVVMNCNEDGGQSVYHIHLHLLAGVTMGWPPFANNRPKQVG; via the coding sequence ATGAGTACCACTATTTTTGACAAGATTATTGCCAAAGAGATACCCGCAGAAATTGTGTATGAAGACGAGCTGAGTCTAGCCTTTAAAGATATCAATCCGCAAGCACCTGTACACCTTTTGATCATCCCAAAGCGTCGCATTGCCACCATCAACGATATTGAAGAGAACGATCGTGAATTAGTTGGTCATTTGTATATTGTTGCAGCACGTTTAGCGCAGCAATTCGGCTTTGCGAAAGACGGTTACCGTGTTGTCATGAATTGCAACGAAGATGGCGGCCAGTCGGTGTATCACATTCATTTGCACTTACTAGCTGGTGTTACCATGGGTTGGCCGCCATTTGCCAATAATCGCCCTAAGCAAGTCGGTTAA
- the msrB gene encoding peptide-methionine (R)-S-oxide reductase MsrB, with the protein MASFKKPNAEELKQRLTDMQYYVTQEDGTEPPFQNAYWNEKRRGIYVDVVSGEPLYSSADKFDSSCGWPSFTKTINEQAVTERQDLKFGMVRTEIRSAQADSHLGHVFDDGPLPLGTRHCVNSAAVEFIPVEEMEKRGYGDWIKYIS; encoded by the coding sequence ATGGCAAGTTTCAAAAAGCCAAATGCTGAAGAGTTGAAACAACGTCTGACCGACATGCAATATTATGTCACCCAAGAAGATGGCACAGAGCCGCCGTTTCAAAACGCTTATTGGAACGAAAAACGGCGCGGTATTTACGTCGATGTTGTCAGCGGCGAACCGCTCTATTCGTCAGCAGATAAATTTGATTCGAGTTGTGGCTGGCCCAGTTTTACAAAAACCATCAATGAACAGGCCGTTACTGAACGTCAAGACCTGAAGTTTGGCATGGTTCGTACTGAAATTCGTAGTGCTCAAGCCGATTCTCACCTTGGCCACGTATTTGACGATGGTCCATTACCTCTCGGTACTCGTCATTGCGTCAATTCTGCGGCAGTTGAATTTATTCCTGTTGAAGAAATGGAAAAGCGTGGTTACGGCGACTGGATTAAGTACATAAGCTAG
- the ggt gene encoding gamma-glutamyltransferase gives MRYLMLFAALAVSACSDVSPTQADKTAALDPEAATGFVEKSGVTANRHMVAAATPAAARAGEAILAAGGTVIDAAVAVQAMLTLTEPQSSGLGGGGFMLYWDAKEQKLFTIDARETAPMTATPALFLDAQGKPPKQFMDAVTGGRSVGTPGILRGLELAHERWGKLAWSELFSETIDKAEHGFVVGERLQKLLELKISPGLLKMSPGKEYFYPNGEALQAGSIKQNPEYAKTLRLIAEKGADAFYQGEIADAIVRAVQNAPINPGLMQHDDLAVYQAILREPVCAEYRVYEVCGMGPPSSGGITVLQILGMLENFPVNEWAVNSETAVHHFTQASRLAFADRNRYIADSDFVDVPVTELLNKGYLSERASLIQEGDMGRAQAGVFTQYSYADDQSPEFPNTTHVSIVDAEGNVFSMTSSIEMGFGSGVMAAGFLLNNQLTDFSIVPEVNGELVANRVEAGKRPRSSMSPMMVFDASGAPIHAVGSPGGARIINYVAQTLVGLLDWDLDMQAAIDLPHVTNLNGVTSLEKGTAIEALADRLRHRGHDVKVQDLNSGLHGISLLSDGTLYGGADPRREGIAAGNQ, from the coding sequence ATGCGCTATTTGATGTTGTTCGCTGCGTTAGCCGTTTCAGCATGCAGTGATGTCTCGCCAACCCAAGCAGATAAAACGGCGGCTTTAGACCCTGAGGCTGCGACAGGCTTTGTTGAGAAGTCTGGTGTTACGGCAAACCGACATATGGTTGCAGCTGCAACGCCAGCGGCTGCCCGTGCGGGTGAAGCTATTCTTGCCGCTGGTGGCACCGTGATTGATGCAGCTGTTGCGGTTCAAGCCATGCTGACACTGACCGAGCCGCAATCATCAGGATTAGGTGGTGGGGGTTTTATGCTGTATTGGGATGCCAAAGAGCAGAAGCTATTCACCATTGATGCGCGTGAAACCGCCCCGATGACAGCAACACCAGCGTTGTTTCTAGACGCTCAAGGGAAACCACCAAAGCAGTTTATGGATGCGGTAACTGGCGGCCGTTCCGTGGGTACGCCGGGTATTTTGCGAGGTCTCGAACTTGCACATGAACGCTGGGGAAAGTTGGCTTGGTCTGAACTCTTCTCTGAAACCATCGACAAAGCTGAGCACGGATTTGTAGTTGGTGAACGTCTGCAAAAGTTACTCGAATTAAAAATAAGCCCAGGGCTGTTAAAAATGTCACCGGGTAAGGAGTACTTCTATCCAAATGGTGAAGCACTGCAGGCTGGAAGTATTAAACAGAACCCTGAGTATGCAAAAACGTTGCGCTTGATTGCTGAAAAAGGTGCCGATGCTTTTTATCAAGGTGAGATTGCTGATGCGATTGTAAGAGCGGTCCAAAACGCGCCAATTAACCCAGGTTTGATGCAACACGATGATTTAGCAGTGTATCAGGCTATTCTTCGTGAGCCAGTGTGTGCCGAATACCGCGTTTACGAAGTGTGCGGCATGGGGCCGCCGAGTTCGGGCGGTATCACGGTGCTGCAAATTCTTGGCATGTTAGAAAACTTCCCTGTAAACGAGTGGGCTGTTAACTCTGAAACCGCGGTTCATCATTTTACTCAGGCTTCACGCTTAGCGTTTGCCGACCGTAATCGTTACATTGCCGATAGCGATTTTGTTGATGTGCCGGTTACTGAGCTTTTGAATAAGGGTTATTTGAGTGAGCGCGCCAGTCTTATTCAAGAAGGCGATATGGGTCGCGCTCAAGCCGGCGTGTTTACTCAATATAGTTATGCCGATGACCAATCGCCAGAATTTCCAAACACCACCCATGTGAGTATTGTCGACGCTGAAGGCAACGTCTTCTCCATGACATCAAGTATTGAAATGGGCTTTGGTTCGGGTGTGATGGCAGCTGGATTTTTACTCAATAATCAACTCACTGACTTTTCAATTGTGCCTGAAGTAAACGGTGAATTGGTTGCTAACCGTGTTGAGGCTGGTAAACGTCCACGCAGTTCTATGTCGCCGATGATGGTTTTTGATGCCAGCGGTGCACCGATACATGCGGTTGGTTCACCAGGTGGCGCACGTATCATTAATTATGTGGCACAAACGCTCGTTGGTTTACTCGATTGGGATCTCGATATGCAGGCAGCCATCGACTTACCGCATGTCACCAACTTAAATGGCGTCACGAGTCTAGAGAAAGGAACAGCTATTGAAGCTCTTGCCGACAGACTGCGTCACCGCGGTCATGACGTGAAGGTGCAAGATTTAAACAGTGGCTTACACGGTATCAGCTTGCTGAGCGATGGCACGCTTTATGGCGGCGCTGATCCACGTCGTGAGGGCATTGCTGCGGGTAATCAATAA
- a CDS encoding rhomboid family intramembrane serine protease: MSERIQVIIASVLIAVIAIWLPFYQAETGSLLDQYDYHASVVWQQPWRIFTAHIFHLDATHAVTNAIALVLVTLFFAHHFSVRTWFNAVIVITVICIAVVWLIGTPERFVGLSALIHGLLLTSLLLEWSQHNYARTDWLSPLVIGLLVLKVLLEIIGVMHSAILLSAGTDYGYIHLAGLVGGVIAWRLHRKRLASITSKPRPPANN; encoded by the coding sequence ATGTCAGAGCGTATTCAGGTTATCATTGCGTCGGTACTTATTGCCGTTATTGCCATTTGGTTACCTTTCTATCAAGCAGAAACAGGCTCGTTACTCGATCAATATGACTACCACGCTAGCGTTGTCTGGCAACAACCATGGCGCATTTTTACCGCCCATATCTTCCATCTTGACGCAACACACGCCGTCACAAATGCAATAGCTCTGGTACTCGTAACGCTCTTTTTTGCACACCACTTTAGCGTTCGCACTTGGTTCAATGCTGTGATTGTCATTACCGTCATTTGCATCGCAGTTGTGTGGCTGATTGGCACACCAGAGCGGTTTGTCGGCTTATCCGCGCTTATTCATGGTTTGCTGTTGACCAGCCTATTACTAGAGTGGTCGCAACATAATTACGCTCGAACCGATTGGTTATCGCCACTGGTAATCGGCTTATTGGTATTGAAAGTTTTGCTTGAAATTATCGGGGTCATGCACAGCGCTATCTTACTTAGTGCTGGCACAGACTATGGCTATATCCATCTTGCCGGGCTGGTTGGCGGTGTAATCGCATGGCGATTGCACCGAAAGCGTTTGGCCTCGATCACCTCAAAACCGAGACCACCCGCTAACAACTAA
- a CDS encoding ComEA family DNA-binding protein has protein sequence MLRKTLIFTSMLAPLVMLSPSQAAAMVAPIQAASQTAGININTADAEQLAYALTGVGIKRAKDIVKLREELGQFTDINQLMQVKGIGPRMLELNKDRIVL, from the coding sequence ATGTTACGGAAAACACTGATTTTCACTTCGATGCTTGCACCTTTGGTGATGCTCTCGCCGTCGCAAGCGGCTGCAATGGTTGCACCGATTCAAGCCGCGAGCCAAACTGCAGGCATAAATATTAATACTGCAGATGCAGAGCAGTTGGCGTATGCGTTAACAGGTGTTGGTATTAAGCGTGCAAAAGATATTGTGAAGCTGCGCGAAGAATTAGGGCAGTTTACTGATATTAATCAGTTAATGCAGGTGAAAGGTATTGGCCCGCGAATGCTTGAACTGAATAAAGACCGAATTGTGCTTTAA
- the pyrF gene encoding orotidine-5'-phosphate decarboxylase, with product MTQQSLIFVALDYDNAESAWPLIDKLSPQQCGLKVGKELFTSAGPDFVRELVQRGFKVFLDLKFHDIPNTVNKAVRAAAELGVWMVNVHASGGRRMLEAARDAVADIPNRPYVIAVTVLTSMSAEDLQEVGIDVPPAEHVLKLAKLTQAAGLDGVVCSAWEAEAIAATCGAGFLRVTPGIRPVGSEQGDQRRVMTPPEAAALGIEVLVIGRPITQAPDPVAALSEIQASLTA from the coding sequence ATGACTCAGCAATCGTTAATTTTTGTGGCTTTAGATTATGACAATGCCGAATCAGCATGGCCGTTGATTGATAAGCTTTCGCCGCAGCAATGTGGTTTAAAAGTGGGCAAAGAGCTATTCACTAGTGCCGGGCCTGACTTTGTAAGAGAGCTGGTTCAGCGTGGGTTTAAAGTTTTTCTAGATTTGAAATTCCATGATATTCCCAACACAGTCAACAAAGCCGTGCGGGCTGCTGCTGAGCTCGGTGTATGGATGGTGAATGTGCACGCGAGTGGTGGCCGGCGGATGCTGGAAGCGGCGCGCGATGCGGTTGCGGATATACCTAACCGGCCTTATGTGATTGCGGTAACAGTGTTAACCAGCATGAGTGCAGAAGACCTTCAGGAAGTTGGTATTGATGTACCTCCCGCGGAACACGTACTTAAGCTTGCCAAGCTTACTCAAGCTGCAGGGTTAGATGGTGTTGTATGCTCCGCTTGGGAAGCTGAGGCCATTGCTGCAACCTGTGGTGCCGGCTTCTTACGCGTAACGCCAGGGATACGCCCTGTAGGTTCAGAGCAGGGCGATCAACGCCGTGTGATGACACCACCTGAGGCTGCGGCATTGGGAATCGAAGTGTTAGTGATTGGTCGTCCAATTACGCAGGCCCCCGATCCGGTTGCCGCGTTAAGTGAAATACAGGCATCTCTGACAGCGTAA
- the lapB gene encoding lipopolysaccharide assembly protein LapB has translation MLELLFLLLPVAAAYGWFMGRNSVRNENRQEQEQFSRQYVTGLHLLLSDQPDKAVDLFIELLDVDSDTLETHWALGKLFRRRGELDRAIKIHQNLTSRPTISEQDRRQAMFELGLDYLAAGIYDRAEEMLLALQSDKQFREACQRHLLELYESTHEWDKAIKVALKLMRYDRSAELIVAQLYCELAERQNDTEHAEKYYLKARQHDPDCVRAALALGRMWYNQGLYRKAQKMLVGILDEDAEFVSEALPLIKACYDELQDIGGLIQFLHQCVKSAHSTSAAVMLSEMIARENGIEAAEQFVQNTLLENPTMKGFHKLMDFHIRAADVGKARDSLKMLQRMVQQQMQQRPKYRCRHCGFSGSTLYWHCPSCRTWGEIKPIIGLDGE, from the coding sequence ATGTTAGAATTACTGTTTCTGTTACTTCCGGTTGCTGCTGCCTATGGTTGGTTCATGGGGCGTAATAGCGTTCGCAACGAGAATCGGCAAGAACAAGAACAGTTTTCACGTCAATATGTCACCGGCCTTCATTTATTACTTTCGGATCAACCCGACAAAGCCGTTGATCTCTTTATTGAATTATTAGACGTTGATTCCGATACTCTTGAAACCCATTGGGCTTTAGGTAAATTATTCCGACGTCGTGGTGAGCTCGATCGCGCCATAAAAATACATCAAAATTTAACTTCACGGCCAACCATCAGCGAGCAAGATCGTCGCCAGGCGATGTTCGAACTTGGTCTAGATTACTTAGCCGCCGGTATTTATGATCGTGCGGAAGAAATGTTGTTGGCCTTACAAAGCGATAAGCAGTTCCGTGAGGCCTGCCAACGCCATCTCTTAGAGCTCTATGAATCAACACACGAGTGGGACAAGGCCATTAAGGTAGCCCTGAAGCTGATGCGCTATGATCGCAGTGCCGAATTAATTGTCGCGCAGCTTTACTGTGAACTTGCAGAGCGCCAAAATGATACTGAGCATGCCGAAAAGTATTATTTAAAAGCACGCCAACATGATCCAGATTGTGTACGTGCGGCATTAGCGCTAGGGCGCATGTGGTACAACCAAGGGTTGTATCGTAAAGCGCAAAAAATGCTGGTTGGTATTCTCGATGAAGACGCTGAATTTGTTAGTGAAGCACTCCCATTAATTAAGGCCTGTTATGATGAATTGCAGGACATCGGCGGACTTATTCAGTTTTTACATCAATGTGTGAAATCAGCGCATTCTACGTCGGCTGCGGTGATGCTATCGGAAATGATCGCGCGCGAAAACGGCATTGAAGCGGCGGAACAATTTGTGCAGAACACACTGTTAGAAAATCCAACCATGAAAGGTTTCCATAAGCTTATGGATTTTCACATTCGTGCTGCTGATGTGGGTAAAGCCCGCGATAGTTTAAAAATGTTGCAGCGTATGGTGCAACAACAAATGCAACAGCGACCGAAGTATCGTTGTCGGCATTGTGGTTTTTCGGGAAGTACTCTGTACTGGCATTGTCCGTCATGCCGTACATGGGGCGAAATTAAGCCTATCATTGGGCTAGATGGAGAATAA
- a CDS encoding lipopolysaccharide assembly protein LapA domain-containing protein codes for MIRFIFVSLPLIVLFLIAVAFGALNKQVIAVDFIVAQQQISVATLTALFLAVGFLIGLLSMLGAQWMLRRDIRKLKKQLVNSKSAA; via the coding sequence ATGATTCGATTCATTTTTGTTAGCCTTCCTTTAATAGTTTTGTTCCTGATAGCAGTCGCCTTTGGTGCGTTGAATAAGCAGGTTATTGCGGTTGACTTTATCGTCGCGCAACAACAAATTAGTGTGGCTACATTAACGGCGTTATTTTTAGCCGTGGGTTTTCTTATCGGCTTATTAAGTATGCTCGGTGCCCAATGGATGCTACGACGTGACATTCGTAAATTAAAAAAACAATTGGTGAATTCTAAGAGCGCTGCTTAA
- the ihfB gene encoding integration host factor subunit beta, with protein sequence MTKSELITQLTKLYPELSPRQVEDAVKELIEQMAQYMATGGRIEIRGFGSFSLHYRAPREGRNPKTGEKVQLDEKYVPHFKPGKELRERVDNIG encoded by the coding sequence ATGACAAAATCGGAACTGATTACCCAGTTAACGAAGTTGTACCCAGAGCTTTCTCCGCGTCAGGTTGAAGATGCGGTGAAAGAACTTATCGAGCAGATGGCGCAGTATATGGCCACTGGTGGACGTATTGAGATACGTGGATTCGGTAGTTTTTCACTGCATTATCGAGCCCCACGTGAAGGGCGAAATCCGAAGACTGGTGAAAAAGTGCAGTTGGACGAAAAATACGTTCCGCACTTTAAACCGGGTAAAGAACTGCGAGAGCGGGTCGATAACATCGGATAA
- the rpsA gene encoding 30S ribosomal protein S1: MSENFAQLFEESLKEVETRPGSIVKGTIVAINRDVVLVDAGLKSESAIPVEQFRNAEGVVEVQVGDEIDVALDAVEDGFGETILSREKAKRYEAWLQLEKAYEDQETVTGLISGKVKGGFTVDLGGVRAFLPGSLVDVRPVRETTHLENKELEFKVIKLDQKRNNVVVSRRAVIETENSAERDELLENLQEGQEVKGIVKNLTDYGAFVDLGGVDGLLHITDMAWKRVKHPSEVVNVGDEINVKVLKFDRDRTRVSLGLKQLGADPWADIAARYPEGHRLTGRVTNLTDYGCFVEIEEGVEGLVHVSEMDWTNKNVHPSKVVNLDDVVEVMVLEIDEERRRISLGLKQCKANPWEEFAKNFNKGDKVSGKIKSITDFGIFIGLDGGIDGLVHLSDISWNATGEEAVRDFKKGEEVTAVVLQVDAERERISLGIKQLEEDPFNNYLAANKKGAIVKGKVIEVDAKGAKVELADSVEGYVRVADISRDRVEDATTELKVGDEVEARFMGVDRKNRTLSLSIRAKDEVEEKEALESVNKQQDEADFTNAMAEAFKAAKSDD; encoded by the coding sequence ATGTCAGAAAATTTTGCACAACTGTTTGAAGAAAGCCTCAAAGAGGTCGAAACTCGCCCAGGTTCTATCGTTAAAGGCACCATCGTAGCTATCAACCGTGACGTTGTTCTTGTTGACGCCGGTCTGAAATCTGAAAGTGCTATCCCAGTTGAACAATTCCGTAACGCTGAAGGCGTTGTTGAAGTTCAAGTTGGCGACGAAATCGACGTTGCCCTGGACGCCGTTGAAGACGGATTTGGTGAAACTATCCTGTCTCGCGAGAAAGCGAAGCGCTACGAAGCTTGGTTGCAGCTTGAGAAAGCATACGAAGACCAAGAAACTGTTACTGGCTTAATCAGCGGTAAAGTTAAAGGCGGCTTCACAGTTGATTTGGGTGGCGTACGCGCGTTCTTGCCAGGTTCATTGGTAGACGTTCGTCCGGTTCGTGAAACCACGCACCTCGAAAACAAAGAATTAGAGTTCAAAGTTATCAAGCTTGACCAGAAGCGCAACAACGTTGTTGTTTCACGTCGTGCAGTGATTGAAACTGAGAACAGTGCAGAGCGCGATGAGTTGCTTGAGAACCTACAAGAAGGCCAAGAAGTTAAAGGTATCGTTAAGAACCTTACTGATTACGGTGCATTCGTAGACTTGGGCGGCGTTGACGGCTTGTTGCACATCACCGACATGGCTTGGAAACGCGTTAAACACCCAAGCGAAGTTGTGAACGTTGGCGACGAAATCAACGTGAAAGTATTGAAGTTTGACCGTGACCGTACTCGCGTATCATTGGGTCTGAAGCAGTTAGGTGCTGATCCATGGGCTGATATCGCAGCACGTTACCCAGAAGGTCATCGTTTGACTGGTCGCGTAACCAACTTAACTGACTACGGTTGCTTCGTTGAAATCGAAGAAGGCGTTGAAGGTTTGGTTCACGTTTCAGAAATGGATTGGACCAACAAGAACGTACATCCTTCTAAAGTTGTTAACTTGGATGACGTTGTTGAAGTTATGGTTCTTGAAATCGATGAAGAACGTCGTCGTATTTCACTTGGCCTGAAACAGTGTAAAGCTAACCCGTGGGAAGAGTTCGCGAAGAACTTCAACAAGGGCGACAAAGTGTCTGGTAAGATCAAGTCAATCACTGACTTCGGTATCTTCATCGGTCTTGATGGCGGCATCGACGGTTTGGTTCACTTGTCAGACATTAGCTGGAATGCAACTGGCGAAGAAGCGGTTCGCGACTTCAAGAAAGGCGAAGAAGTTACTGCTGTTGTATTACAAGTTGACGCTGAGCGTGAGCGTATTTCTTTGGGTATCAAGCAACTTGAAGAAGATCCGTTTAACAATTACCTAGCAGCTAACAAAAAAGGTGCTATTGTTAAAGGTAAGGTCATCGAAGTTGATGCCAAAGGCGCTAAAGTTGAGCTAGCTGATAGCGTTGAAGGTTACGTTCGCGTAGCTGACATTTCACGTGACCGTGTTGAAGACGCGACCACTGAATTGAAAGTAGGCGACGAAGTTGAAGCTCGTTTCATGGGCGTAGACCGTAAAAACCGTACCTTGAGCCTGTCAATTCGCGCGAAAGACGAAGTTGAAGAGAAAGAAGCTCTTGAGTCTGTGAACAAGCAGCAAGACGAAGCTGACTTCACAAACGCAATGGCTGAAGCCTTCAAAGCGGCTAAGAGCGACGACTAA
- the cmk gene encoding (d)CMP kinase — MTKNTPVITIDGPSGSGKGTVSRILADQLGWHLLDSGAIYRVLALAALHHGFAADDEESLVALAGSLDVKFDVEEDPELTHIILEGEDVTMTIRTQEVANMASKVAALPRVREALLRRQRAFKELPGLVADGRDMGTVVFPDAAAKIFLTASPEERARRRFEQLQEKGIDAKIDQLITEIRERDDRDTNRSVAPLRAAEGSLFIDSTNLSITEVVDQILQFAHGKLTQSETGS; from the coding sequence ATGACCAAAAACACACCTGTTATCACTATTGATGGCCCAAGCGGCTCAGGTAAAGGAACCGTCAGTCGAATTTTAGCTGATCAACTCGGTTGGCACTTACTCGACAGCGGAGCAATTTACCGCGTACTCGCCCTCGCAGCATTGCATCACGGATTTGCGGCTGACGATGAAGAGAGCTTGGTGGCGCTAGCTGGTTCTTTGGATGTGAAGTTTGATGTCGAAGAAGATCCGGAACTCACCCATATTATTCTAGAAGGCGAAGACGTCACCATGACCATTCGCACTCAAGAAGTTGCGAATATGGCTTCTAAGGTTGCCGCATTACCGCGTGTTCGCGAAGCGTTATTACGCCGCCAGCGTGCCTTTAAAGAGTTGCCAGGCTTGGTTGCCGACGGTCGTGATATGGGCACCGTTGTCTTCCCTGATGCCGCAGCGAAAATCTTTTTAACTGCAAGCCCCGAAGAGCGCGCACGTCGTCGCTTTGAGCAATTGCAGGAAAAGGGAATCGATGCTAAAATCGACCAATTAATCACCGAAATTCGCGAACGTGATGATCGGGACACGAACCGCTCGGTTGCGCCACTACGTGCTGCTGAGGGTTCGTTATTTATAGATTCAACGAATTTGAGCATCACTGAAGTGGTTGATCAAATTCTGCAGTTTGCTCATGGCAAATTGACTCAATCTGAGACGGGTAGCTAA
- the aroA gene encoding 3-phosphoshikimate 1-carboxyvinyltransferase has translation MTSGSPSITLQNLQQCHGDVTLPGSKSIANRALLMAALCADGQNTTLTNVLRSDDTERMLEALIELGVAIDVADETSTTIKVIGCGGKWSQQPKALDLGNAGTAMRPLLAVLSATLEGHACILTGDARMQERPVHALVEALRAGGAELTCLQHEGYPPIELKGGLQGGMLTIDGSASSQYISAMLMALPLLEQDSVLELTGTVVSWPYIELTLSMLKRFGIEVHRICRQEFLIPGQQTYQSPGDYWVEGDASAASYWLAAAAIGEGPLTVHGVGSESIQGDVKFADYLAEMGADVEVSPHSITVKRGELRALDADLNAIPDAAMTFATLALFAKGTTHIRNIANWRIKETDRLEAMANELRKVGAHVVETEDAISVTPPDEIKHAEIATYNDHRMAMCFALLGFSTAGVTILDPNCCSKTYPKFFDEFCAITQSS, from the coding sequence ATGACCTCAGGCTCCCCATCAATAACACTTCAAAACCTGCAACAGTGTCACGGTGATGTGACACTGCCAGGCTCAAAAAGTATTGCGAATCGTGCCTTATTGATGGCGGCACTCTGTGCTGACGGGCAAAACACAACATTAACTAATGTACTGCGTAGTGACGACACTGAACGCATGCTCGAGGCATTAATCGAGCTTGGCGTTGCAATTGACGTTGCGGATGAAACTAGTACGACCATAAAAGTGATTGGTTGTGGTGGCAAGTGGTCGCAGCAACCTAAAGCCTTGGATTTAGGTAATGCGGGTACCGCGATGCGACCATTGTTGGCGGTTCTCAGTGCTACCTTGGAAGGGCACGCTTGTATTCTTACCGGGGATGCCCGCATGCAGGAGCGCCCAGTGCATGCATTAGTCGAGGCACTGCGTGCTGGCGGTGCGGAGCTGACTTGTTTGCAGCACGAGGGGTACCCGCCAATTGAACTGAAGGGTGGCCTACAAGGCGGTATGTTGACCATTGATGGCAGCGCCTCAAGTCAATACATTTCGGCCATGCTGATGGCATTACCATTGCTTGAGCAAGATAGTGTGCTGGAGCTTACCGGTACGGTTGTTTCCTGGCCCTATATTGAATTGACGCTTTCGATGTTGAAGCGCTTCGGTATAGAAGTACATCGTATTTGCCGTCAGGAATTTTTAATTCCAGGGCAGCAAACCTATCAGAGCCCGGGTGATTATTGGGTTGAGGGTGATGCGAGTGCCGCCTCGTACTGGTTGGCCGCGGCAGCTATTGGCGAAGGCCCGTTAACTGTTCATGGCGTGGGTAGTGAAAGTATTCAAGGCGATGTTAAGTTCGCTGATTATTTGGCGGAAATGGGTGCCGATGTCGAGGTTTCGCCGCATTCAATTACCGTTAAACGCGGTGAGTTGCGCGCATTGGATGCCGATTTAAATGCAATTCCGGATGCAGCCATGACGTTTGCAACACTCGCGTTGTTCGCCAAAGGTACCACCCATATTCGTAACATTGCGAATTGGCGTATTAAAGAAACCGATCGACTTGAAGCGATGGCTAATGAATTGCGTAAAGTTGGTGCCCACGTGGTGGAGACCGAAGATGCGATTTCGGTGACACCACCAGACGAAATCAAGCATGCAGAAATAGCCACTTATAACGATCATCGCATGGCGATGTGCTTTGCATTGTTAGGGTTTAGCACAGCCGGCGTTACGATCTTAGATCCAAATTGTTGTTCAAAAACCTATCCAAAGTTCTTCGATGAATTTTGTGCGATCACGCAATCTTCATAG